One Jeotgalicoccus saudimassiliensis DNA window includes the following coding sequences:
- a CDS encoding glutathione ABC transporter substrate-binding protein gives MKRFGFISLTVFLLFILAACTDDSNVDEEAGSSDSGNSEQGGNMTISIPSDIVSLDPHGSNDDPSEQIRDTIYEPLVTHDEDLKLVPALAEEYEQVDETTWRFKLREGVKFHDGSDFNADVVKANIERIQDPARASARESYFDMVGEINIIDDYNIELVTEYPYAPLLNNLSHGAGKMISKELIDADYQNALEQAESNLSLEEYYELRNRGGEEHGQVVEDISQYVGEKVETGPVGTNYFKFESRNPGEETVVSRNDDYWDTPALLDDITFKVVTEPASRIAELESGSSDAIISTLTSNTDRVEQTDGMTLMRSDAVNVDYIGFNTSKAPFDDPKIRQAISHAFNSEAVLDGVYNGSGMPANGPLAPVLLGYSEELQGREYDMARAEELLAEAGAEDLTINLMVNDDNPERLDVALWLQESLNEIGVTLNVEQVEWGAYLDATGNAEHDMFILGWGNTTGDPDETITSLYHTDNAGNNGNRAFYSNPELDEILDNARQETDEAVREQMYIDAQEIIIQEAPSIFIRHGEYLNAHNSDVHEFKANGFNMLDFSETYIDGE, from the coding sequence ATGAAGAGGTTTGGTTTTATTTCACTGACAGTATTTTTACTGTTCATTCTCGCGGCATGTACAGATGACAGCAATGTTGATGAAGAGGCAGGAAGCAGCGATTCAGGTAACTCTGAACAGGGCGGCAATATGACGATTTCAATTCCGTCGGATATTGTGTCGCTTGATCCGCACGGCAGCAACGATGATCCGTCGGAACAGATTAGGGACACCATTTACGAACCGCTTGTTACTCACGATGAGGATTTAAAGCTCGTCCCGGCGCTTGCCGAAGAGTACGAACAGGTCGATGAGACAACGTGGCGTTTTAAATTGCGTGAAGGTGTCAAGTTCCACGACGGCAGTGATTTTAATGCTGACGTTGTTAAAGCGAATATTGAACGTATTCAGGATCCGGCAAGAGCATCTGCCCGTGAGTCGTATTTTGATATGGTCGGCGAAATAAACATTATTGATGATTACAATATAGAACTCGTTACTGAATATCCATATGCGCCGCTCTTAAATAATTTATCCCACGGCGCAGGGAAGATGATCAGTAAAGAACTAATCGACGCAGATTATCAAAATGCACTTGAACAGGCGGAAAGTAATTTATCGCTTGAAGAATATTACGAACTCAGAAACAGAGGCGGCGAAGAACACGGACAAGTTGTTGAAGACATCAGCCAGTATGTTGGTGAGAAAGTTGAAACCGGACCGGTAGGCACGAACTACTTTAAGTTTGAATCAAGAAATCCGGGTGAAGAAACAGTTGTTTCACGTAATGATGATTACTGGGATACTCCGGCGCTGCTCGATGACATTACATTTAAAGTCGTCACAGAACCGGCATCCCGTATCGCAGAACTTGAATCGGGCTCATCCGATGCAATTATTTCCACATTAACGAGCAACACCGATCGTGTGGAACAGACGGACGGCATGACATTAATGCGCAGTGATGCGGTCAACGTTGACTACATCGGCTTTAATACGAGCAAAGCACCATTTGATGATCCGAAAATCCGTCAGGCAATCTCACATGCGTTCAACAGTGAAGCTGTACTCGATGGTGTATATAACGGTTCCGGCATGCCGGCTAATGGACCATTGGCACCGGTCCTGCTCGGTTATTCTGAAGAACTCCAGGGGCGGGAATATGATATGGCACGTGCAGAAGAACTGCTCGCTGAAGCAGGCGCTGAAGACTTAACGATAAATCTTATGGTGAACGATGATAATCCTGAACGACTGGACGTTGCATTGTGGCTGCAGGAATCATTAAATGAAATTGGCGTCACGCTGAACGTGGAGCAGGTCGAGTGGGGTGCGTATCTCGATGCTACTGGTAACGCCGAACATGACATGTTTATCCTCGGATGGGGTAACACAACCGGCGACCCCGATGAGACGATTACGTCGCTGTATCATACGGATAACGCCGGCAATAACGGCAACCGTGCTTTTTACAGCAATCCTGAACTCGATGAGATTTTAGACAATGCGCGACAGGAAACTGACGAAGCAGTACGTGAACAAATGTACATCGACGCACAGGAAATCATTATACAAGAAGCGCCGTCGATCTTTATCCGTCACGGAGAATATTTGAATGCGCATAACAGCGATGTTCATGAATTTAAAGCGAACGGTTTCAATATGCTAGATTTCAGTGAAACTTATATCGACGGGGAGTAA
- a CDS encoding glutathione ABC transporter substrate-binding protein, which yields MKSLKQMLTLGLVLMFTLVLAACTSDSDVEPESEDGAAEGTPAGGQDLVISEMSDIVSMDPHGNNDVPSSNVRYNLYNGLTVLNENMEVEPGLATEWEPVDDTTWSFTLRDDVTFHDGTPFNAEAVVANLNRVLDPAMASPRMFLYEMITDVEAVDEYTVEITTEYPFAPLLAHLAHDGGGMISKDVIDADYQQALDAAGEDMTAEEYYELRDSGEAEEVQDAISSDLGQYVTENPVGTGAFKLQERTPGEQVVLERNDDYFGEVATLDTVTFKVVPETASRIAEIEAGTSHVAGAVESSNADRIANGADTELDETESMSLSYIGYNTEKEPLNDPKVRQAISYAIDREEIINGVYDGVGIPANGPLAPGVFGYDENVEGISYDLDRAKELMAEAGYEDGFDVSILTNDSPERVNTAIYLQESLQDIGINLEVQQMEWGAYLEETAAGNHDMFILGWSTVTGDADYGTYPLFHSSMHGDPGNRSFLSDDKVDELLEAGRRETDEEARLQIYSELQEQLVEAAPMAYIHHQNYLTGLNSNVKGFWVDAQGIYHVDQVTIEE from the coding sequence ATGAAAAGCCTTAAGCAAATGCTTACTTTAGGTTTAGTGCTGATGTTCACATTAGTACTGGCAGCTTGTACAAGCGACAGCGACGTTGAACCGGAATCGGAAGACGGCGCAGCTGAAGGTACACCGGCCGGCGGCCAGGATCTTGTTATCTCTGAAATGAGTGACATCGTATCAATGGACCCGCACGGTAATAACGACGTACCATCATCAAACGTACGTTACAACTTATACAACGGACTGACTGTCCTGAATGAAAATATGGAAGTGGAACCCGGTCTTGCGACTGAATGGGAACCTGTAGATGACACAACATGGAGCTTTACTCTCCGTGACGATGTTACATTCCATGACGGCACACCTTTCAACGCTGAAGCTGTTGTTGCCAACCTTAACCGTGTTCTTGACCCGGCTATGGCATCACCTCGTATGTTCTTATACGAAATGATTACAGACGTTGAAGCAGTAGACGAGTACACAGTTGAAATTACTACTGAATATCCGTTTGCACCATTACTTGCACACCTTGCACACGATGGCGGCGGAATGATCAGTAAAGATGTTATCGATGCAGATTACCAGCAGGCACTTGATGCTGCCGGTGAAGATATGACTGCAGAAGAGTACTACGAATTACGCGACAGCGGCGAAGCTGAAGAAGTACAGGATGCTATTTCATCTGATCTTGGTCAGTATGTTACAGAAAATCCTGTAGGAACAGGCGCATTCAAATTGCAGGAACGCACACCGGGTGAACAGGTTGTACTTGAACGCAACGACGATTACTTCGGTGAAGTGGCAACACTTGATACGGTAACGTTCAAAGTAGTTCCGGAAACAGCTTCACGTATTGCTGAAATCGAAGCAGGCACTTCACACGTTGCAGGTGCTGTAGAATCAAGCAACGCAGACCGTATTGCTAACGGCGCAGATACTGAACTTGACGAAACTGAGTCAATGTCACTTTCTTACATTGGTTACAACACCGAAAAAGAACCATTAAATGATCCAAAAGTACGTCAGGCAATTTCTTACGCAATTGACCGTGAAGAAATTATTAACGGTGTATACGACGGCGTAGGTATTCCGGCTAACGGACCACTTGCTCCAGGTGTATTCGGTTACGACGAAAACGTTGAAGGTATCAGCTATGACCTTGACCGTGCGAAAGAATTAATGGCAGAAGCAGGATACGAAGACGGTTTCGATGTGTCAATTCTGACTAACGATTCACCGGAACGTGTTAACACTGCAATCTACTTGCAGGAATCACTTCAGGACATCGGTATTAACTTAGAAGTTCAGCAGATGGAGTGGGGCGCGTACTTAGAAGAAACTGCAGCCGGTAACCACGACATGTTCATCCTTGGCTGGTCAACTGTAACAGGTGACGCGGACTACGGTACTTACCCATTATTCCACTCATCAATGCATGGTGATCCGGGTAACCGTTCATTCTTATCAGACGATAAAGTGGACGAATTACTTGAAGCGGGACGTCGTGAAACAGACGAAGAAGCACGTCTGCAAATCTACTCTGAACTTCAGGAACAGCTGGTTGAAGCAGCGCCAATGGCGTACATTCACCACCAGAATTACCTGACAGGCCTAAACAGCAATGTTAAAGGTTTCTGGGTTGATGCACAGGGTATTTATCATGTAGATCAGGTAACAATTGAAGAATAG
- a CDS encoding GNAT family N-acetyltransferase, producing the protein MKYIKTKRLILRDWQESDLKTFIRMNQDPDVRRYFPSLQTPEESVEYARTAQKCIVDRGFGLFAVERKDTNEFIGFTGIHVLEADGTLDFDFLPAIEIGWRLQKKHWNQGFATEAARGVLKFVERQTDIKEVYAYTSVRNIPSINIMEKIGMEPVKTFDHPGIMDGHSLKRHVLFKKSTQKERRFKL; encoded by the coding sequence ATGAAGTATATTAAGACCAAACGTCTAATTTTACGCGACTGGCAGGAAAGTGATTTAAAAACATTTATCAGGATGAATCAGGATCCGGATGTCAGACGCTATTTCCCATCTCTTCAGACACCTGAAGAATCTGTTGAATATGCACGCACGGCACAAAAGTGCATTGTTGACAGAGGCTTTGGTCTGTTTGCTGTGGAACGGAAAGATACGAACGAATTTATCGGTTTTACAGGAATTCACGTGCTGGAAGCAGACGGTACACTGGACTTTGATTTTCTGCCGGCCATCGAAATCGGATGGCGGCTTCAGAAGAAACACTGGAACCAGGGATTCGCAACGGAAGCCGCCCGCGGTGTGCTGAAGTTCGTCGAACGCCAGACTGATATTAAAGAAGTGTATGCCTATACGTCAGTACGCAATATTCCATCGATCAATATAATGGAGAAAATCGGCATGGAGCCTGTAAAAACTTTTGACCATCCGGGTATTATGGACGGCCATTCTTTAAAACGGCATGTGCTGTTTAAAAAATCCACACAAAAAGAGCGCAGATTCAAGTTATAA
- a CDS encoding LOG family protein has product MNVKKITVFCGAKTGKNENYEKAAYKLGADAAKKNLTVVYGGGATGLMGAVANGALSEDGRVTGVIPQFLVDREVAHPGVRDMRIVQSMHQRKLELEAEGDAIIMMPGGAGTLEEFFEVFTWGQLGLHEKPIGILNVDGYFDALKNVIYKSIEEGFLEERYLDMLFIHDNLNDILAGFETYIPVKVRTYEDLK; this is encoded by the coding sequence ATGAACGTTAAAAAAATTACTGTGTTTTGCGGGGCAAAAACCGGCAAAAACGAAAACTATGAAAAAGCTGCATATAAACTTGGTGCAGATGCTGCAAAGAAAAACCTGACCGTCGTTTACGGCGGCGGCGCGACCGGCCTTATGGGCGCAGTCGCAAATGGTGCGCTGTCTGAAGACGGCCGCGTTACCGGTGTAATTCCGCAGTTTCTTGTCGATCGTGAAGTTGCCCATCCCGGCGTTCGTGATATGCGCATCGTGCAGTCAATGCACCAGCGTAAACTTGAACTTGAAGCCGAAGGCGACGCAATTATTATGATGCCCGGCGGTGCCGGCACGCTTGAAGAGTTCTTTGAAGTCTTCACGTGGGGCCAGCTCGGTCTGCATGAAAAACCAATCGGCATATTAAATGTTGACGGATATTTCGATGCTTTAAAAAATGTTATTTATAAATCGATCGAAGAAGGTTTTTTAGAAGAACGCTATCTCGATATGCTGTTCATTCACGATAATCTGAACGATATACTGGCAGGGTTCGAAACGTATATTCCTGTCAAAGTGAGAACTTACGAAGACTTAAAATAA
- a CDS encoding DUF542 domain-containing protein: MSNINETMKLKDILFKVPAATGVFREIDIDFVNHGDRTLKEAHEEGNFNLENILYELNELDKERIDGIDVSYMDQISIIKYIERKYYEDLLDELPVLNDYVEKLSKQYKKEDVEYDKAAELFYNIYREMTVHIETEQSDVYPLLLTYYEENSDVVYEALKPHITRLLDEHKNIVNWFKQIRSLTNGYTPVDSNEPLNVFVMKKLEENEENIMTLLHLENNLLFTPFR; this comes from the coding sequence ATGTCAAATATAAATGAAACGATGAAATTAAAAGATATTTTATTTAAAGTGCCGGCGGCTACGGGCGTTTTCCGCGAAATTGATATCGACTTTGTGAATCACGGAGACCGCACATTAAAAGAAGCACATGAAGAAGGTAATTTTAATCTGGAAAATATTTTATATGAATTAAATGAACTGGATAAAGAGCGCATCGATGGCATCGATGTGTCGTACATGGATCAGATCAGCATTATTAAGTATATTGAACGCAAATACTACGAGGACCTGCTCGACGAGCTGCCAGTATTAAATGATTACGTTGAAAAACTTAGCAAGCAGTATAAAAAAGAAGATGTCGAATACGATAAAGCAGCCGAACTCTTCTATAATATTTACCGGGAAATGACGGTTCATATCGAAACGGAACAGTCGGATGTATATCCGCTGCTGCTCACGTATTACGAAGAAAATAGTGATGTCGTATATGAAGCATTGAAACCGCATATTACAAGACTGCTGGATGAACACAAAAACATCGTCAACTGGTTCAAGCAGATCCGTTCGCTGACAAACGGCTACACACCGGTTGACAGCAACGAACCATTAAACGTCTTTGTAATGAAAAAACTCGAAGAAAACGAAGAAAATATTATGACCCTGCTTCATCTCGAGAACAACCTGCTGTTTACGCCGTTTAGATAA
- the pnpS gene encoding two-component system histidine kinase PnpS, whose product MQRLWLKITGSYLILSIIFVFVLWFFISSIIQNTYKDMTEEHLIENAQLLTEVISLGGLDEDRELLNEWTSHFNEEITLRYTIIGKDGTVIADSESNIESMDNHIDRPEIDAVLVRNQDVGTSTRLSDTKDTSMMYVAIPVKADGEIIGAVRTSITTESIDNAISAIWTTLSAILFIILLVSVISAALLSYNITKPINRVINVTKRLQNKDYSARINADYSGEIGNLNTSVNALAASLQAHVNEIEESEKQLNSILSNLVSGVVLIDDKGFVDLTNHATERFLSKHTSKITGKEYSYVFGPLGIDHLIETVIEDNVKRHDEAHIYFPEERILDVHIAPYYSQGWQQRGAIIVLHDITAIRRLEKMRSEFVANVSHELKTPITSVKGFAETLLSGDVPDETTAKQFLQIIYDESERLNRLITDLLELSKIEKQAMPLKITEVNVNEIIHNSTQTISKFARDKNITLHMPDDSAGPVHVEADKDRLGQIVLNLVANAVNYTSDNGEIFINVEERTSKVVISVRDTGMGIPEESLDRLFERFYRVDKARSRHSGGTGLGLAIVKHLVESHDGKIFVKSVEGVGSTFTVELPKTQG is encoded by the coding sequence ATGCAGAGACTGTGGCTTAAAATCACAGGATCGTATTTAATATTATCGATTATATTTGTTTTCGTATTGTGGTTTTTTATCAGCTCAATCATACAGAATACATATAAGGATATGACAGAAGAACATCTGATAGAAAACGCCCAGCTGCTGACGGAGGTCATTTCGCTCGGCGGACTCGATGAGGACCGTGAACTGTTGAATGAATGGACGAGTCACTTTAATGAGGAGATTACACTCCGCTATACGATTATCGGGAAAGATGGCACGGTCATTGCCGATTCTGAAAGTAATATTGAATCGATGGATAATCATATTGACCGCCCGGAAATCGATGCGGTGCTCGTGCGCAATCAGGACGTCGGAACATCGACACGTCTCAGTGATACGAAGGATACGTCGATGATGTACGTCGCGATTCCGGTTAAAGCCGATGGTGAAATTATCGGTGCCGTCAGAACGTCTATTACGACAGAATCAATCGATAATGCCATCAGTGCCATCTGGACGACGCTGAGCGCAATTCTGTTTATCATTCTGCTCGTTTCTGTAATTTCCGCCGCACTGTTAAGCTATAACATTACGAAGCCGATTAACAGAGTGATTAACGTAACGAAGCGCCTGCAGAACAAAGACTACAGTGCGCGCATCAATGCAGACTATTCCGGGGAAATCGGTAATTTAAATACATCCGTTAACGCGCTCGCGGCAAGTCTGCAGGCGCATGTGAATGAAATAGAAGAAAGCGAAAAGCAGTTAAACAGTATACTGTCGAACCTGGTGAGCGGCGTTGTACTGATTGACGATAAAGGCTTCGTCGATTTGACGAACCATGCAACAGAGCGATTTTTATCGAAACACACTTCGAAAATTACAGGCAAGGAATACAGCTATGTATTCGGTCCGCTCGGTATCGATCATTTAATTGAAACAGTGATTGAAGACAATGTGAAGCGGCATGACGAAGCCCATATTTACTTCCCGGAAGAACGCATTCTGGACGTGCATATTGCGCCTTACTACAGTCAGGGCTGGCAGCAGCGCGGGGCGATTATAGTACTGCATGATATTACTGCTATCAGACGCTTAGAGAAAATGCGCAGTGAATTCGTTGCTAATGTGTCGCACGAGCTGAAGACACCGATTACTTCGGTGAAAGGCTTTGCTGAAACACTCCTGAGCGGCGATGTGCCGGATGAAACGACAGCGAAGCAGTTCCTGCAGATTATTTACGATGAAAGCGAGCGCTTAAACCGTCTGATTACGGACCTGCTTGAGCTGTCGAAAATTGAAAAGCAGGCAATGCCGCTGAAGATAACTGAAGTCAACGTGAATGAAATTATTCACAACTCAACGCAGACGATATCCAAGTTCGCACGCGATAAAAATATTACGCTGCACATGCCGGATGATTCGGCTGGACCGGTTCACGTTGAAGCCGATAAAGACAGACTTGGCCAAATCGTGCTGAATCTGGTGGCAAATGCGGTGAACTACACATCGGATAACGGCGAGATTTTTATCAATGTTGAAGAACGCACATCTAAGGTTGTAATTTCGGTGCGCGACACCGGAATGGGCATACCGGAAGAATCACTCGACCGGTTATTTGAACGCTTTTACCGCGTCGATAAAGCCCGGAGCCGCCACTCCGGCGGTACCGGACTTGGCTTAGCTATTGTGAAACACTTGGTCGAATCCCACGACGGGAAAATATTCGTCAAAAGCGTGGAAGGCGTCGGTTCCACATTTACGGTGGAACTGCCGAAGACGCAGGGTTAG
- a CDS encoding response regulator transcription factor has product MKKLLVVDDEPSILTLLKFNLEQSGFEVLTAENGNDALEIATNEDLTLIVLDLMLPGMDGMDVCKTLRQEKINTPILMLTAKDDEFDKILGLELGADDYMTKPFSPREVVARVKAILRRTNLVTAEAKDEVIKIGELEIHPDKYMVLFKGEQLVLTPKEFELLLYLANHRGKVLSRDQLLNGVWDFHYDGDTRIVDVHISHLREKIEADTKQPVYIRTIRGFGYKMEGQD; this is encoded by the coding sequence ATGAAAAAGCTGCTAGTCGTTGATGACGAACCATCAATTTTAACATTACTGAAATTCAACCTGGAACAGAGTGGATTTGAAGTACTCACAGCTGAGAACGGCAACGATGCACTTGAAATTGCTACGAACGAAGACCTCACGTTAATCGTTCTTGACCTGATGCTGCCGGGCATGGACGGCATGGATGTGTGTAAAACACTCCGCCAGGAAAAAATTAATACCCCTATTTTAATGCTGACGGCAAAAGACGATGAGTTCGATAAAATTCTCGGTCTCGAGCTCGGCGCCGATGACTATATGACCAAACCGTTCAGTCCGAGAGAAGTGGTAGCACGCGTGAAAGCTATTTTACGCCGCACGAATCTCGTTACGGCTGAAGCAAAAGATGAAGTAATTAAAATCGGCGAACTGGAAATTCATCCGGATAAATACATGGTGCTGTTTAAAGGTGAACAGCTCGTATTAACACCGAAAGAATTTGAACTGCTGCTTTATCTGGCAAACCACCGCGGCAAAGTATTAAGCCGTGACCAGCTGTTAAACGGCGTGTGGGATTTCCATTACGACGGCGATACACGTATTGTGGATGTGCACATCAGCCACCTGCGTGAAAAAATTGAAGCGGACACGAAGCAGCCGGTATATATCAGAACAATCCGCGGCTTCGGGTATAAGATGGAAGGACAGGATTAA
- a CDS encoding ThiF family adenylyltransferase, which produces MDNRYSRQLLYSNIGEGGQRLLGEKTVVIVGLGALGSLSSEMLARAGVGRLILIDRDYVEATNLQRQTLYNEEDAAEKKPKAAAAHDKLVKINSSIDIEVHIAHCDAGLIEAVAKDADLILDGTDNFDTRMLINDAAFKHNIPWIYAACVEGSYSSAAFVPGDTPCFRCLTPVLPSTTLTCDTAGIIGPAVHMAVSNQVTTALKILTEQFNAPYHLHIGNVWDMDYMKFNIGNMTETDCPTCQTHEYPELNRTEANAMKFCGRDMIQFIDGRLTEPVVKSTLKQADIAFKETPYFIEFNYEETRIVSFSNGRMLMHNVENLNKARTIVNQLFG; this is translated from the coding sequence ATGGATAACAGATATTCAAGACAGTTGCTTTATTCCAATATCGGCGAAGGGGGACAGCGGCTTCTCGGGGAAAAGACAGTCGTTATTGTCGGCCTCGGGGCGCTCGGTTCGCTGTCGTCGGAAATGCTCGCGAGAGCAGGCGTCGGCAGGCTGATTTTAATCGACCGCGACTACGTGGAAGCGACGAACCTGCAGCGCCAGACGTTATACAACGAAGAAGATGCAGCGGAGAAAAAACCGAAAGCCGCTGCCGCACACGACAAGCTGGTAAAAATCAACAGCAGCATCGACATCGAAGTGCATATTGCCCACTGTGATGCAGGACTGATTGAAGCGGTCGCAAAAGATGCGGATCTCATCTTAGACGGAACAGATAACTTCGATACGCGCATGCTGATTAACGACGCGGCATTCAAACACAACATTCCGTGGATATACGCAGCATGCGTCGAAGGTTCGTACTCGAGTGCGGCATTCGTGCCGGGTGACACGCCGTGCTTCAGATGCCTGACACCGGTACTGCCGTCGACAACGCTGACGTGCGATACCGCAGGCATTATCGGGCCGGCAGTTCATATGGCCGTCAGCAATCAGGTCACGACTGCACTTAAAATACTGACAGAGCAGTTTAACGCACCGTACCATTTGCATATCGGCAACGTCTGGGATATGGACTATATGAAATTCAATATCGGCAATATGACAGAAACAGACTGTCCGACATGCCAGACGCATGAATACCCTGAACTGAACCGTACAGAAGCCAATGCGATGAAATTCTGCGGCAGGGATATGATTCAGTTTATCGACGGCAGGCTGACGGAACCAGTCGTTAAAAGTACGCTGAAACAGGCGGACATCGCTTTTAAAGAGACACCGTATTTTATCGAGTTCAATTACGAAGAGACGAGAATCGTCAGTTTTTCTAACGGCAGAATGCTGATGCATAACGTCGAAAATTTAAATAAGGCACGAACGATCGTCAATCAATTATTTGGCTAG
- a CDS encoding MogA/MoaB family molybdenum cofactor biosynthesis protein, with amino-acid sequence MSIVDRIDRDIKVAVLTVSDTRDKSTDKGGKLVIDYIQKMNASVPEEHYEIVKDEIGIIQSAVKKYLEQGVDAVITTGGTGIARRDVTIEAVTPLFDKDIQGFGELFRMLSYTEDIGSRSLLSRAAAGTYGNQLIISLPGSSGAVKLGMEKLVMPELNHLVYELNKEN; translated from the coding sequence ATGAGTATTGTGGACAGAATAGACAGAGATATTAAAGTGGCGGTACTGACAGTCAGTGACACGCGGGACAAATCAACGGATAAGGGCGGTAAACTCGTCATCGACTACATTCAGAAGATGAACGCATCCGTACCGGAAGAACACTACGAAATCGTCAAAGACGAAATCGGCATCATCCAGAGTGCGGTAAAAAAATACCTCGAACAGGGCGTGGACGCTGTTATCACGACAGGCGGCACAGGCATTGCCCGCCGCGACGTGACAATCGAAGCAGTCACACCATTGTTCGATAAAGACATCCAGGGATTCGGCGAACTCTTCCGCATGCTGAGCTATACAGAAGACATCGGCTCAAGAAGCCTGTTATCAAGAGCAGCAGCCGGCACATACGGCAACCAGCTGATCATCTCACTGCCGGGATCAAGCGGCGCGGTAAAACTCGGCATGGAAAAACTTGTGATGCCCGAACTTAACCACCTGGTTTATGAACTGAATAAGGAAAACTAG
- the moaC gene encoding cyclic pyranopterin monophosphate synthase MoaC, which produces MSNFTHFNEEGRARMVDISDKSVTKRSATAQAKLVVPENIYLGITEGTLKKGDVLGVAQVAGIMAAKNTHQIIPMCHPLSLSGVDVTFRWETDGDYTLVIEATVKTTGKTGVEMEALTAASAVALTVYDMCKALDKGMIIKETKLLEKSGGKSGDYKA; this is translated from the coding sequence ATGTCCAATTTTACGCATTTTAATGAAGAAGGCCGTGCCAGAATGGTCGACATATCAGATAAATCGGTGACGAAACGCAGTGCCACAGCACAGGCGAAGCTCGTCGTACCGGAGAACATTTACCTCGGTATTACCGAAGGTACGTTAAAAAAAGGCGACGTCCTCGGCGTCGCGCAGGTTGCAGGTATCATGGCTGCCAAAAATACACATCAGATTATTCCGATGTGCCATCCGCTGTCACTGTCAGGCGTTGACGTCACGTTCCGCTGGGAAACGGACGGCGATTATACGCTCGTTATTGAAGCGACAGTGAAAACGACGGGCAAAACCGGCGTTGAAATGGAAGCACTGACGGCAGCAAGCGCTGTCGCACTGACCGTGTATGATATGTGTAAAGCCCTCGATAAAGGCATGATTATTAAAGAAACAAAACTCCTTGAAAAGTCAGGCGGAAAATCCGGCGACTACAAGGCGTAA